A genomic window from Spirochaetales bacterium includes:
- the grpE gene encoding nucleotide exchange factor GrpE, with the protein MSKKEEADNKNNIPDEGLLKEEKAAGNGDSGDNGLENNGNGEETGSTDGFTGKNEYEESAGGESGLFRYQKRIQDLEEENSSLKDQLLRKQADYENFRKRLMKEKEEAIKFANQLLLLDILTIIDDFERAIKSSEESKDFTALHDGIILIEKQLVSILEKKWSVKRFESVGEVFDPDKHLAIAAEESGRHDISTVIEDYQKGYLFFDRVLRPAKVKVAQPVKKEDENNNTDHIKNESHNDEKQGG; encoded by the coding sequence ATGTCTAAAAAAGAAGAAGCAGATAACAAAAACAATATACCGGATGAAGGATTATTAAAAGAAGAAAAAGCGGCCGGAAACGGAGACTCCGGCGATAACGGCCTTGAGAACAACGGAAACGGTGAAGAAACCGGATCGACGGACGGATTTACCGGCAAAAATGAATACGAAGAAAGTGCCGGGGGGGAAAGCGGGCTTTTTCGTTATCAGAAACGAATACAGGACCTGGAAGAAGAAAACAGTTCATTAAAAGACCAGCTCTTAAGAAAACAGGCCGATTATGAAAATTTCAGGAAACGGCTCATGAAGGAAAAGGAAGAAGCGATCAAATTCGCCAATCAATTGCTTCTTCTCGATATTTTGACCATAATCGATGATTTTGAGCGTGCGATCAAGTCATCGGAAGAATCAAAGGATTTTACCGCGTTACATGACGGTATCATTCTTATAGAAAAGCAGCTGGTGAGTATTCTCGAAAAAAAATGGAGTGTCAAACGGTTCGAATCGGTCGGGGAGGTGTTCGATCCCGACAAACATCTGGCGATCGCGGCCGAGGAGAGCGGCAGGCACGATATCTCGACGGTGATCGAGGATTATCAGAAAGGATACCTCTTTTTCGACAGGGTATTGCGTCCGGCCAAAGTGAAGGTCGCGCAACCCGTCAAAAAAGAAGACGAAAATAATAATACCGATCATATAAAAAACGAATCTCATAATGATGAAAAACAAGGAGGATAA
- a CDS encoding calcium/sodium antiporter: MSSLFNIPADNIIINLIILAGSFYLLARSADFLVDGSVALAVLLRIPKIVIGIVLVGFATTAPEFTVSLISALRGLPEIALGNAVGSVIVDDAFALGLGIIVAPVAIAVDSKILKRFGLFLVAIDIIAFILAFNGTIDRWEGIVLLVILVAYLLWVFLSEKKRRNAGKNALLDDEVEEHVKPGGVALQFGRFFIGVAGVIVASDFLVESAKNIACIFMVSEAIIGLTIVAIGTSLPEIATAIVASRKGHGDLALGDILGADILNMLWIIGAASAANPITVSLNMIFFSFPAMFVIVGSMLVFARLGYRFERWKGIVLVSLYGIYLAAAIVIFFIFGIES; this comes from the coding sequence GTGTCATCGCTGTTTAATATTCCCGCCGACAATATCATCATCAATCTCATTATCCTCGCCGGGAGTTTTTACCTGCTTGCAAGGAGTGCCGATTTTCTTGTCGACGGTTCGGTCGCGCTCGCCGTCCTTTTACGGATTCCAAAGATCGTCATCGGGATTGTCCTTGTCGGATTCGCGACGACGGCACCCGAGTTTACCGTTTCGCTTATATCGGCGTTGCGGGGGCTTCCCGAAATTGCGCTGGGAAACGCCGTTGGTTCCGTTATCGTCGACGACGCCTTCGCCCTCGGCCTCGGCATTATTGTCGCACCGGTGGCGATTGCAGTCGATTCAAAAATTCTCAAACGTTTCGGTCTTTTTCTGGTCGCGATCGATATAATCGCTTTTATACTGGCCTTCAACGGGACGATCGACCGGTGGGAGGGAATCGTTCTTCTGGTGATCCTCGTCGCCTACCTTCTCTGGGTGTTTCTTTCAGAAAAAAAGAGGAGGAATGCCGGGAAGAACGCGCTTCTGGATGACGAGGTCGAAGAACATGTAAAACCGGGGGGGGTTGCCCTGCAGTTCGGAAGATTTTTTATCGGTGTGGCCGGAGTGATTGTCGCGAGTGATTTCCTCGTCGAATCGGCAAAAAATATAGCGTGTATTTTCATGGTGTCGGAAGCGATTATCGGTCTTACCATCGTTGCAATCGGCACGTCATTGCCTGAAATCGCGACGGCGATCGTGGCGTCACGCAAAGGCCACGGCGACCTCGCGCTCGGCGATATCCTGGGCGCAGATATTCTCAATATGCTCTGGATAATCGGAGCAGCATCGGCCGCCAATCCGATCACCGTGTCGCTGAACATGATTTTCTTCTCGTTTCCCGCCATGTTCGTCATAGTGGGAAGCATGCTCGTTTTCGCCCGACTGGGATACAGGTTTGAACGCTGGAAGGGAATCGTTTTAGTTTCTTTGTACGGGATATATCTGGCCGCGGCTATTGTAATTTTTTTTATTTTTGGCATCGAGTCGTAG